Proteins from one Coturnix japonica isolate 7356 chromosome 5, Coturnix japonica 2.1, whole genome shotgun sequence genomic window:
- the ZFP36L1 gene encoding mRNA decay activator protein ZFP36L1, which produces MSTALVSPTIFDLSEVLCKSSKMLNYSPAGVGGCLLDRKAVGTPAGGGFPRRHSVTLPNAKFHQSQLLGGLKGEPAPALGPRESRFRDRSFSEGGERLLQQKQPGGQVNSSRYKTELCRPFEENGACKYGDKCQFAHGIHELRSLTRHPKYKTELCRTFHTIGFCPYGPRCHFIHNAEERRAVAGGREPPAADRPRLQHSFSFAGFPSAAAPGLLDSPTSVTPPPMLSADDLLGSPTLPDCASNPFTFSSQELVSLFAPSVGVPVPGGSSPTAFLFRPMSESPHMFDSPPSPQDSLSDQEGYLSSSSSSHSGSDSPILDTSRRLPIFSRLSISDD; this is translated from the exons ATGTCCACGGCCCTGGTGTCGCCCACCATCTTCGACCTGAGCGAAGTTTTATGCAAG AGCAGCAAGATGCTGAACTACAGCCCCGCGGGGGTCGGCGGGTGCCTGCTGGACAGGAAGGCGGTGGGCACCCCGGCCGGCGGCGGCTTCCCTAGGAGGCACTCGGTAACGCTGCCCAACGCCAAGTTCCACCAGAGCCAGCTCCTCGGCGGCCTCAAAGGGGAGCCGGCGCCCGCGCTCGGCCCCCGGGAGAGCCGCTTTCGGGACCGCTCCTTCTCGGAGGGCGGCGAgcggctgctgcagcagaagcagcccGGGGGCCAAGTGAACTCCAGCCGCTACAAGACGGAGCTGTGCCGCCCCTTCGAGGAGAACGGCGCCTGCAAGTACGGCGACAAGTGCCAGTTCGCCCACGGCATCCACGAGCTGCGCAGCCTCACCCGCCACCCCAAGTACAAGACCGAGCTCTGCCGCACCTTCCACACCATCGGCTTCTGCCCCTACGGGCCGCGCTGCCACTTCATCCACAACGCCGAGGAGCGGCGCGCGGTGGCTGGCGGCCGGGAGCCCCCCGCCGCCGACAGACCCcgcctgcagcacagcttcagcTTCGCCGGCTTCCCCAGCGCCGCCGCCCCCGGGCTGCTGGACAGCCCCACCTCCGTCACCCCGCCGCCCATGCTGAGCGCCGACGACCTGCTGGGCTCCCCCACGCTGCCCGACTGCGCCAGCAACCCCTTCACCTTCTCCAGCCAGGAGCTGGTCAGCCTTTTCGCCCCTAGCGTGGGGGTGCCGGTGCCCGGCGGGAGCTCCCCCACCGCCTTCCTGTTCAGGCCCATGTCCGAGTCCCCCCACATGTTCGACTCGCCGCCCAGCCCTCAGGACTCGCTCTCCGACCAGGAGGGCTAtctgagcagctccagcagcagccacagcgGCTCCGACTCGCCCATCCTGGACACCTCCAGGCGCCTGCCCATCTTCAGCAGACTCTCCATCTCCGACGACTAA